A single window of Neurospora crassa OR74A linkage group VII, whole genome shotgun sequence DNA harbors:
- a CDS encoding cellulose-binding protein: MFFPNLILNSLALTSAVLASPIELAERQTTPQKLRIMPLGDSITEITCWRALVWDQFAAANLASSVQYVGSQNSNPQNCRPTTANWDQHHEGHSGWLAVDIANNYLEGWLKKTPADIVMFMLGTNDVTRGKSTAEVMDAYTKMVGIMRGANPRTKIIIDQMIPLSYSNAAVQAINAQIPAWAAKLNTTESPIVVADCYTGFKTSDLRDGVHPNANGDKIIASRVGPLLLNYVRQSLGK; this comes from the exons ATGTTTTTCCCTAATCTCATCCTCAACTCCCTCGCCCTGACATCGGCAGTCCTCGCCAGCCCAATCGAGCTCGCTGAGCGACAGACGACGCCGCAAAAGCTTCGCATTA TGCCCCTAGGCGACTCCATAACCGAAATCACCTGCTGGCGCGCCCTAGTCTGGGACCaattcgccgccgccaaccttGCGTCGTCGGTGCAATACGTCGGCTCCCAAAACTCCAACCCGCAGAACTGCCGACCGACCACGGCCAACTGGGACCAACACCACGAGGGCCACTCGGGGTGGCTGGCCGTCGACATTGCCAATAACTATTTGGAAGGGTGGCTGAAGAAGACCCCCGCGGACATTGTCATGTTCATGCTGGGGACGAATGATGTGACGCGGGGGAAGAGCACGGCGGAGGTGATGGATGCGTATACTAAGATGGTGGGGATTATGAGGGGGGCGAATCCGAGGACGAAGATTATT ATCGACCAAATGATCCCCCTCTCCTACTCCAACGCCGCCGTCCAGGCTATTAACGCCCAGATCCCCGCGTGGGCAGCCAAACTGAATACGACCGAGTCGCCGATTGTGGTGGCGGATTGTTATACGGGGTTCAAGACGTCGGATCTGAGAGATGGAGTGCATCCGAATGCGAATGGGGATAAGATCATTGCGAGCAGGGTGgggccgttgttgttgaattATGTGAGGCAGAGCTTGGGGAAGTGA
- a CDS encoding ribonuclease H: protein MLFPSRSSNLHRVQWQSPFFLSFLFPSPPRLVRLLSPLNRLPSLSLPASLNAHDARIGSPGLRRLSTKRRKKNKTKSETAQKETNNELSIHPPAGFLDGFFRSHRLRILTDAYRRFKAQRPALQSRYRQSKTARLQTKQPRKQSRHDKILKLIGNKLLSLNIAVNFNSPVTMPAPKRKMEPETKYYAVRAGYKPGVYTSWALCQQQITGFKGAQFKSFTSYEDASAFAAGRPVASATSTSSPSKFYGVAVGRTPGVYTDWSIAQQEVVGWKNPKYKKFETRAEAEEFVRQWSGKPSSQAVKVPQVDETDDLQVIALEGPAKSSRKARKTGATQSAHQAQEALDDASKPVIIYTDGSARGNGKVGAMAGVGVYFCGGFRENISERLQGPVQTNQRAELTAVLRALEAIPDTQNCELRTDSQYTINCVTSWYKKWMKNEWRNTKGEEVSNQDLIVAIRKKIDTRDRKAAETKFVWVKGHGTDEGNIAADMLAVKGATMMF from the exons ATGTTGTTCCCCTCTCGTTCCTCCAATCTGCATCGCGTCCAGTGGCagtcccccttcttcctctcattcctctttccctccccGCCCCGCCTGGTCCGCCTGCTGTCTCCTCTGAATCGCCTGCCTTCGCTGTCCTTGCCGGCTTCTTTGAACGCCCACGACGCCAGGATTGGATCACCGGGATTGCGCCGCCTGTCGACGAAGCgcagaaagaaaaacaagacGAAAAGTGAGACAGCGCAAAAAGAGACAAACAACGAGTTATCGATACATCCTCCGGCAGGTTTCTTGGACGGCTTCTTTCGCAGTCACAGGCTCAGGATCTTGACCGACGCTTATCGACGCTTTAAAGCCCAGCGTCCCGCGCTTCAATCTCGGTATCGCCAGAGCAAGACAGCCCGTCTACAAACAAAACAACCACGAAAACAATCCCGTCACGATAAGATTCTCAAACTCATCGGCAACAAGCTCCTCAGCCTCAACATAGCCGTTAACTTCAATTCACCCGTCACGATGCCTGCGCCAAAGAGAAAGATGGAACCCGAGACCAAATACTACGCCGTGCGTGCTGGCTACAAGCCCGGCGTTTACACCAGCTGGGCCCTTTGCCAGCAGCAAATCACCGGCTTCAAGGGTGCCCAGTTCAAGTCGTTCACGAGCTACGAGGACGCTTCCGCATTCGCCGCTGGCCGGCCCGTCGCCTCTGCCACCTCGACTTCATCACCTTCCAAGTTCTACGGCGTCGCCGTCGGTCGCACGCCCGGTGTCTACACAGACTGGTCCATTGCCCAgcaggaggtggtgggctgGAAGAACCCCAAATACAAAAAGTTCGAAACCcgcgccgaggccgaggaatTCGTGCGCCAATGGAGTGGCAAGCCGTCCTCCCAAGCCGTCAAGGTACCACAAGTGGACGAGACAGATGACCTGCAAGTCATTGCTCTGGAAGGGCCAGCGAAGAGCTCTAGGAAAGCTAGGAAAACCGGGGCCACGCAATCAGCTCATCAGGCTCAGGAAGCCCTTGATGATGCTAGCAAGCCCGTCATCATCTACACGGACGGCAGCGCCAGAGGCAATGGCAAGGTTGGCGCCATGGCGGGGGTGGGTGTCTATTTCTGCGGTGGTTTCAGGGA AAACATCTCTGAAAGACTCCAAGGCCCCGTCCAAACGAACCAACGCGCCGAGTTGACCGCCGTCCTACGAGCACTGGAAGCCATTCCGGACACGCAAAATTGCGAGCTCCGCACCGACAGTCAATACACAATCAACTGCGTGACGTCGTGGTACAAAAAGTGGATGAAGAACGAGTGGAGGAACAccaagggggaggaggtctCCAACCAGGATCTGATTGTGGCCATCCGCAAGAAGATCGACACGCGCGATAGGAAGGCCGCCGAGACCAAGTTCGTCTGGGTTAAGGGGCACGGGACGGACGAAGGCAACATCGCTGCGGATATGCTGGCGGTCAAAGGCGCGACAATGATGTTCTGA
- a CDS encoding indoleamine 2,3-dioxygenase, with translation MLPPIPVLADYGISPTHGFLPDVLPLTRLPDPYYNKWEAIAANLQALILSKRLRGVVDRLPVLDTIGLEHDAEWRRAYSLLSFMAHGYIWSGDSPSDRLPPSIAVPLLKISEHLEVPPVATYAAVCLWNFKPLFMDEDIDNLENLATLSTFTGAIDESWFYLVSVAMEARGAPIIPLMLTAIAAARVGDGATVTRCLHTFAERLDDLTTLLQRMHESCDPKIFYDRIRPFLAGSKNMADAGLPHGVIYEDGSGKEEYRQYSGGSNAQSSLIQFFDIVLGIEHRPTGEKRGRPQEQGEVHAPAPKHNFLLEMRKYMPGPHARFLDHVQSVANIREFVEKHRGYRSLGIAYDACLAMLRALRDKHIAIVTRYIVLPSKEVRTRSRSRSPEAVRRKINLATASRQQPPGIALDTRGDGKKDNLKGTGGTALISFLKQARDETGEPAVEAWAHRFMSRVIRTEGQGDFFAGKPEEGAGLQVASQTEEAVIPGLAASWTVDDDVGGICYY, from the coding sequence ATGCTTCCTCCCATCCCCGTCTTGGCCGACTATGGAATCTCTCCAACCCATGGCTTCCTCCCCGATGTCCTGCCGTTGACGAGACTGCCGGATCCCTACTATAACAAGTGGGAGGCCATTGCCGCCAACCTGCAGGCTCTCATCCTCAGCAAGCGACTTCGCGGAGTCGTTGATCGTCTCCCTGTGCTCGACACCATCGGTCTGGAACACGACGCAGAATGGCGCAGAGCCTACTCGCTGCTGTCCTTCATGGCCCACGGCTACATCTGGAGCGGTGATAGCCCCAGTGACCGTCTGCCGCCTTCCATCGCAGTCCCTCTGCTCAAGATCTCGGAACATCTTGAGGTGCCGCCCGTCGCTACCTATGCAGCCGTCTGTCTTTGGAACTTCAAGCCTCTTTTCATGGACGAGGACATCGACAACCTCGAGAACCTCGCCACCCTCAGCACCTTTACCGGCGCCATTGACGAGTCATGGTTCTACCTGGTCTCGGTCGCCATGGAGGCCCGTGGTGCACCCATCATCCCGCTCATGCTGACTGCCATTGCCGCAGCTCGCGTGGGTGATGGCGCTACCGTCACTCGCTGTCTGCACACGTTTGCCGAACGTCTTGACGATCTCACTACTCTGTTGCAGCGCATGCACGAGAGTTGCGATCCCAAGATTTTCTATGACCGCATTCGCCCTTTTCTTGCCGGTTCCAAGAACATGGCCGATGCTGGATTACCCCATGGCGTCATTTATGAGGACGGGTCCGGAAAGGAGGAGTACCGTCAGTACTCTGGAGGCAGCAATGCCCAGAGTAGTTTGATCCAATTCTTCGATATCGTCTTGGGTATCGAACACCGCCCCACGGGCGAAAAGCGTGGCCGGCCCCAGGAGCAAGGCGAGGTTCATGCCCCGGCACCCAAGCACAACTTTTTGTTGGAGATGCGCAAGTACATGCCCGGTCCCCATGCCCGCTTCCTCGACCATGTGCAGTCCGTGGCCAACATCCGGGAGTTTGTCGAGAAGCATCGCGGCTACCGCTCGCTGGGTATCGCCTACGACGCCTGCTTGGCCATGCTGCGTGCTCTTCGCGACAAGCACATTGCCATTGTGACTCGCTACATTGTCCTACCCAGCAAGGAAGTGCGCActcgcagccgcagccgcagtCCCGAGGCTGTCCGCCGCAAGATCAACCTGGCGACCGCGTCGCGCCAGCAACCTCCTGGAATTGCCTTGGACACCAGGGGTGATGGAAAGAAGGACAACCTCAAGGGCACCGGTGGAACGGCGCTCATTTCGTTCCTGAAGCAGGCCCGCGACGAGACGGGAGAGCCGGCTGTGGAGGCGTGGGCTCACCGGTTTATGAGTCGCGTGATCCGCACCGAGGGCCAGGGCGACTTCTTTGCTGGAAAGCCCGAAGAGGGCGCTGGCTTGCAGGTCGCGTCCCAGACTGAGGAGGCTGTGATTCCCGGTTTGGCCGCTTCGTGGACCGTGGATGACGACGTTGGTGGCATTTGCTACTACTAA
- a CDS encoding ESCRT-I component produces MVVQQHILNWLYSVLTSEYHDVNRTYNDVAQVLSHYPSLSPRTDVHTFPNGASALLVHLSGTLPVVFRGTTYRFPISVWIPHAYPREAPLVYVTPTEHIMVRPGQHVDPQGQVYHPYLAGWSTYWDKSTILDFLAILRDVFAKEPPVIARPPPQGQVRSPPPQQQQQPQPPQAPGVPTPPPVPPLPQELAARSPVPVPLPAQQDGARPPPPPPKPGAPAAAAPIPQHQPSPAPSYAAAPPVPPHPPHPGRPTSQHGGPGASTTQSPRPGPSRYDAPPPLPPHPTAQQQQQQQPPQPPHGAPYQSPPPVPAALPHNQAPPQPPFSQMDPRRMSTLQQHTPQHYASPPNWQQQQYPPQASPPPHQQHQFPPQPQPKPPPPPDLLDDDTPASPPSSTPGAGANATTTTASPDAPPPPPPNPEKDALLRQLASTLYTHRQHARAQNDSSLAGLQAQRTAMDQAATTLQAEYAQLSQLSALLTSNTDILQESLRKADAVIENSKTLKEPDIDELLVAPTVVGNQLYELVAEERALADAIFMLGRAVERGRIAPGTHAKMVRGLAREWYLKKALVKKIGDGMGLSQ; encoded by the exons ATGGTTGTCCAACAACATATCCTGAACTGGCTCTATAGCGTACTGACCAGT GAATATCACGATGTCAACCGCACATACAACGATGTAGCCCAAGTGCTCTCCCACTACCCATCGCTCTCTCCACGCACCGATGTCCACA CCTTCCCCAACGGCGCATCCGCCCTCCTCGTTCACCTCTCGGGAACACTGCCCGTCGTCTTTCGCGGCACCACGTACCGATTCCCAATCTCAGTATGGATTCCCCACGCCTATCCCCGAGAGGCCCCTTTGGTCTACGTGACCCCGACCGAGCACATCATGGTACGGCCAGGCCAGCACGTCGACCCCCAGGGTCAGGTCTACCATCCCTACCTTGCTGGCTGGTCCACATATTGGGATAAGTCCACCATTCTCGACTTTTTGGCCATATTGCGCGATGTCTTTGCCAAAGAGCCTCCCGTCATTGCTCGTCCACCTCCTCAAGGGCAGGTCCGGTCCCCTCcgccccagcagcagcaacaaccacagccACCACAAGCGCCTGGAGTAcctacaccaccaccagtgcCACCACTTCCCCAAGAACTAGCCGCGAGGTCACCGGTTCCAGTACCTTTACCGGCCCAGCAAGACGGGGCAaggcctccacctccaccaccgaaGCCCGGcgcccctgctgctgctgctcccatCCCGCAACACCAGCCCTCTCCGGCTCCATCATACGCCGCCGCTCCTCCGGTgcctccccatcctccacATCCCGGCAGACCTACGAGCCAACACGGCGGTCCTGGAGCATCGACGACACAATCCCCTAGACCAGGTCCCTCTCGCTACGATGCTCCTCCACCTCTACCTCCACACCCGAcagcacaacaacaacaacagcagcagcctcctcaACCGCCCCATGGCGCGCCATACCAATCACCTCCTCCAGTGCCCGCCGCCCTTCCACACAACCAGgcaccaccacaacctccCTTCTCCCAAATGGACCCACGAAGAATGTCAACCCTCCAACAACACACTCCCCAACACTACGCATCACCACCCAActggcagcaacaacagtACCCACCTCAagcttcaccaccaccacaccaacaacaccaattCCCACCACAGCCGCAGCCTAAACCCCCTCCGCCCCCCGACctcctcgacgacgacacccccgcctcccctccctcctccacccccggcgccggcgccaacgccacaacaaccactGCCTCTCCCgacgctcctcctccccctcctcccaaccCCGAAAAAGACGCCCTCCTCCGACAGCTAGCCTCCACTCTCTACACCCACCGCCAGCACGCCCGCGCCCAAAACGACTCCTCTCTCGCCGGCCTCCAAGCCCAACGAACAGCAATGGACCAAGCAGCCACCACTCTCCAAGCCGAGTACGCCCAGCTTTCTCAGCTCTCGGCTCTATTAACTTCCAACACGGATATTCTGCAGGAGAGTTTGAGGAAAGCCGATGCCGTGATTGAAAACTCCAAAACACTAAAGGAGCCGGATATCGATGAGTTGCTGGTTGCCCCGACGGTAGTGGGCAACCAGCTTTATGAGCTGGTGGCGGAAGAGAGGGCCTTGGCGGATGCCATATTCATGCTGGGACGGGCCgtggagagggggaggattGCGCCCGGGACGCATGCCAAGATGGTGAGAGGGTTGGCGAGAGAGTGGTACTTGAAGAAGGCTCTGGTGAAGAAGATTGGGGATGGTATGGGACTCAGTCAGTAA